In Mycoplasma suis str. Illinois, a single window of DNA contains:
- the rpoC gene encoding DNA-directed RNA polymerase subunit beta' — MSYKLKEVNSVVKRIDFSKYPTADWSLPNLRGIQIDSYKKFLESGIQELISKYFPITSASGNTQVFLDGIEITEVDVTEEEAVNSSKSYQRSIYLKLRLVSKYSEGKSKLSTSRIFFGNMPIFSSSSNFIINGIEKFVICQIVRSPGLYVLNKAQIRLSNSRKRTQEGIVCELLPVKGVLLLFHLPNPSDKKDGGEESTSIKLIARNTSGNNAYSFPVTVFLKALGISTKTITSLFEKNPELMRAFSQESFNPSGALNDSLVVSILSEISSAKGAQKMRDLSKGWIRETLYSLCMRYTEAEREGASRAVKEDILEKIAIELAAKQLISSFSINTEIARREIHSYQELLWSYFYDKNYYHILPAGRYKLNYKLSVWERMRNKYLAQDICDLSGSVVFAKDTFMDFEKLSEFKEAAIAKKLNIRHKFDITRTFDDIEGRYRDFDVIEYEKVSIYSGGLDSEVITLLGTPYLEDEKPLNPSDALAIISYMLHLKKKVGEYDDIDNLGNKRLKLIDELLKDRIAIALTRIQKFSVDRMNSLESKLSYFSLQDGELEDYFSLSSIMNTKPFQIVIKEFFNSHQLVQFLDQQNVLSEITNKRKISAMGPGGIKREDPNLSIRDVHYSYYGRVCPIETPEGMNIGLIMALASLSRVDKYGFLNTPYYRVKNGVIQKDQKVWLNSIQERSFCIAEATTERDENGRLIGPVTVRRDEEVESVDPEEVSYIDVDCTQITSISTSLIPFLEHDDANRALMGANMQRQAVPLISPKSPIVATGVESRIARDSGVVIQAEDDGIITYMDSSQIRVKYRGELGEKTYSLQKFIKTNQNTCKNQLVVPRNSREVKKGDILVDGHAIQNGELALGQNILVAFTSWYGYNYEDAIILSSRLVQENVYTSLHIQEYTVNCMRTKIGDEEITRFIPGCTAEEKKYLDEDGVILVGAAVKEGDILVGKTSPKAMGEVTPEEKLLQAIFSEKAKSVKDSSLRLPSGSEGIVTKILRYSAAKGDRLGDDVLETIKIFVTSKRNIQIGDKMVGRHGNKGIVSKVVPVEDMPYLEDGTAVDILLNPLGVPSRMNIGQILESYLAFSARKLVFKKILEAFFDSSLESCDTLFSRSKVELESLGKVIKSYLESKNIKSREEALSKLTQLDFSIILSHAGIKYDELEIKVLTPIFAGCKNSDLINIMADAGVDFKHHNGRFTLYDGRTGEKFKDPISVGIIYMLKLDHMVDDKIYARSVGPYSKITQQPLGGKCQNGGQRFGEMEVWALEAYGAAHNLRELLSLKSDDIQARNLIYYSIIKGQALPKPTISESFKLLVKKLQALGLRVNISFGAAREVLGFDDYLARRMKLNEKIQLMSWNNQSVREDQEKYKLGDSNFAQESELEDLTINGFQVSITSPEYLLSLSRGEVKSAETINYKTFKPEKGGLFCEAIFGPVKDYECFCGKYKRVRYKGKYCEKCGVCITESIVRREWMGHIALACPIAHIWMIKELPLPSKVSLILGIKYKSVEEVVYFVNYIVIEIKNSENKRYSGIFERLELVNVSDQNSPLRSLFKIRKLLRLIYEEIAEKEGTDSVSYEQGRVYYKALSSSNLPFSLHDVFEYIYKWSGIKIGTGAEAIYELLKKVDLDSLEHSILKQLEGRKKEVSSSNEPKYKKLLSRLEVVRWFKQSGNRPEWMILKNILVLPPNLRPIVQLDAGRFTTSDLNIFYRRIIIRNERLKKILSLNVTSIIANNEKRMLQEAVDSLIDNSSRKKPLLAKDKHPLKSLTDHLKGKQGLFRQNLLGKRVDYSGRSVVVVGPELKLHQVGLPILIVLKLFKPFIIRELIRSYIDEETGERVQIAQNIKVAEKIIEDQEDVLWPVVQKVIKERPVLLNRAPTLHSLGIQAFEPIIVEGKAICLHPLVTTAFNADFDGDQMAVHLPLSEEAVKEARDILLAPHHVLAPKNGQPILMPSQDMVLGLYYLTNTRKGAKGEGRLCSSVEEVKYLYEIGEIDLNAFILVGTSIFSNKKWNKKGLLITTPGKVIFNLALPSDYRYVNDSSEEGVSEEDIVELGVDYTEVVANIKEKAPFSKKVMQTIIEEVYEGYPLEKTSEMLDNIKTLGFEFSTKSCITISPFDIPRFKDSFKEDLIVEAEKKVREQKEFFELGMITDDERYQRVINLWSEVKDKVSEQVKSWFRGEEYRDNPMAIMEKSGARGSLSNFVQLSGMRGLMNRSYNYGQSNDSKIIKDIIEVPIKNSFIEGLNIIEFFNSSYGSRKSMADTAVKTAKSGYMTRKLVDASQEVVVRSIDCNPKKGVLIRAIKAEGSDSMVKTLEERLRYRCAFKDIVCPQTGEVLCAEGEYITPKIAKKIQDLGFEEVEVRGAFTCEQKRGVCQKCFGYDLKTKKPVKVGTAVGIIAAQSIGEPATQLTMRTFHSGGVAGESNITQGFERLRQLFDGIKPHSWEQAIISDIKGVVKSIVRRGNSRIIEIKGPLGKRVYEVGMAIKVRVQVGEEVNVGTLITEGLLSLDEIKRSLGIEKTRTYMVEEVLKVYWMHGLDLSDKYVEVIVNQMTNKWKVLESTNTKVSVGEILEGENFKNRIDNIIIEKEEMPVAEIEVLNLEDVPMRSGSFLAAAAFQDTRKVLTDAAVKGEQDSIMSLKSNLIVGELIGLK; from the coding sequence ATGAGTTACAAGTTAAAAGAGGTAAATTCTGTAGTAAAGAGAATTGACTTCTCTAAGTATCCTACAGCTGATTGGTCTCTACCAAACCTTAGAGGAATCCAAATTGATTCCTATAAGAAGTTCCTTGAAAGTGGAATTCAAGAACTTATTTCAAAATACTTCCCTATTACATCAGCTTCTGGAAATACACAAGTATTCCTAGATGGAATAGAAATAACAGAAGTTGATGTAACAGAAGAAGAAGCTGTTAATAGCTCTAAGAGCTATCAACGATCTATATATCTAAAACTTAGATTAGTTTCTAAGTATAGTGAAGGAAAGAGTAAGCTATCTACCTCAAGAATCTTCTTTGGTAATATGCCTATCTTCTCTTCATCTTCCAATTTCATTATTAATGGAATTGAAAAGTTTGTAATCTGTCAAATTGTAAGATCGCCAGGTCTATATGTGCTTAATAAAGCACAAATAAGACTTTCAAATTCTAGAAAGAGAACTCAAGAAGGAATAGTTTGCGAACTTCTTCCAGTTAAGGGAGTTCTTCTATTATTCCATCTTCCTAATCCTTCTGATAAGAAAGATGGAGGAGAAGAATCCACTTCAATTAAGTTAATTGCAAGAAATACTTCAGGTAATAATGCTTACTCATTCCCTGTAACAGTATTCCTGAAAGCTCTTGGTATTTCAACAAAGACAATTACGTCTTTGTTTGAAAAGAATCCAGAGCTTATGAGAGCTTTCTCACAAGAAAGCTTTAATCCTTCAGGAGCACTTAATGATTCTCTTGTTGTATCTATTCTTTCTGAAATCTCAAGTGCTAAGGGAGCACAAAAAATGAGAGATCTATCTAAGGGATGAATTAGAGAAACTCTTTACTCTCTGTGTATGAGATACACAGAAGCTGAAAGAGAAGGAGCTTCTAGAGCTGTAAAAGAAGATATTCTTGAGAAGATAGCTATTGAATTGGCTGCAAAGCAATTAATTAGCTCCTTCTCAATTAATACAGAAATTGCTAGAAGAGAAATTCACTCCTATCAAGAATTACTGTGGTCATACTTCTATGACAAGAATTATTACCACATTCTTCCAGCAGGAAGATACAAACTTAACTACAAACTTTCTGTATGAGAAAGAATGAGAAACAAATATCTTGCTCAAGATATTTGTGACTTATCAGGTAGTGTTGTTTTTGCAAAGGACACATTTATGGACTTTGAAAAACTATCTGAATTCAAAGAAGCAGCTATTGCTAAGAAACTAAATATTAGACATAAGTTCGATATCACCAGAACATTTGATGATATCGAAGGAAGATATAGAGATTTCGATGTAATCGAATATGAAAAAGTATCTATTTACTCAGGAGGACTAGATAGTGAGGTTATTACCCTTCTAGGTACTCCTTACCTAGAAGATGAAAAACCTCTAAATCCTTCTGATGCTCTAGCTATTATCTCCTACATGCTTCACCTAAAGAAGAAAGTAGGAGAATATGATGACATCGATAACTTAGGTAATAAGAGACTTAAGTTAATCGATGAATTACTTAAGGACAGAATAGCTATAGCTCTAACAAGAATTCAAAAATTCTCTGTAGATAGAATGAATAGCTTAGAGTCTAAGCTAAGCTACTTCTCTCTTCAAGATGGAGAGCTAGAAGACTACTTCTCTTTGAGTTCTATTATGAACACAAAGCCTTTCCAAATAGTAATTAAAGAATTCTTTAATTCTCACCAATTGGTCCAATTCTTGGACCAACAAAATGTTCTTTCTGAAATTACTAATAAGAGAAAGATTTCTGCTATGGGTCCTGGAGGTATCAAGAGAGAAGACCCTAACTTAAGTATTAGAGACGTACACTACTCTTACTACGGAAGAGTGTGTCCTATTGAAACTCCAGAAGGTATGAATATTGGACTTATTATGGCACTTGCTTCTCTTTCAAGAGTAGACAAGTATGGTTTCTTGAATACTCCATACTACAGAGTTAAGAATGGAGTTATTCAAAAAGATCAAAAAGTTTGATTGAACTCTATTCAAGAAAGAAGTTTCTGTATAGCAGAAGCTACTACAGAAAGAGATGAAAACGGAAGACTTATTGGTCCTGTAACAGTAAGAAGAGATGAAGAAGTGGAATCTGTGGATCCAGAAGAAGTTAGTTACATAGATGTAGACTGTACACAGATTACATCTATTTCTACATCTTTAATTCCATTCTTGGAACATGACGATGCAAACAGAGCTCTGATGGGAGCTAACATGCAACGTCAAGCTGTTCCACTTATTAGTCCTAAGTCTCCAATTGTAGCTACTGGAGTAGAAAGTAGAATAGCTAGAGACTCAGGAGTAGTTATCCAAGCAGAAGATGATGGAATCATCACCTACATGGATAGCTCTCAAATAAGAGTTAAGTATAGAGGAGAACTAGGTGAAAAAACATATAGTCTTCAAAAATTCATAAAGACTAACCAAAACACATGTAAGAACCAACTAGTAGTTCCTAGAAACTCTAGAGAAGTTAAGAAGGGAGACATACTAGTAGATGGACATGCTATCCAAAATGGAGAGCTAGCTCTAGGTCAAAACATACTTGTAGCCTTTACCTCTTGGTATGGCTACAACTATGAGGATGCTATCATCCTATCTTCTAGACTAGTTCAAGAGAATGTATATACATCTCTTCACATCCAAGAATATACAGTGAACTGTATGAGAACCAAGATAGGTGATGAAGAAATTACAAGATTCATTCCTGGATGTACTGCAGAAGAAAAGAAATATCTAGATGAAGATGGAGTTATTCTAGTAGGTGCTGCAGTTAAAGAAGGAGACATCTTAGTAGGTAAGACTTCTCCTAAGGCAATGGGAGAAGTAACTCCAGAAGAAAAATTGCTTCAAGCAATTTTCTCTGAAAAAGCTAAGAGCGTAAAAGATTCATCTCTAAGACTACCTTCAGGATCTGAAGGTATCGTTACAAAGATACTTCGATACTCTGCAGCTAAGGGAGACAGACTAGGAGATGATGTTTTGGAAACTATAAAGATCTTTGTTACCTCAAAGAGAAATATCCAAATTGGTGACAAGATGGTAGGTAGACACGGTAACAAAGGTATAGTTTCCAAAGTTGTTCCTGTAGAAGATATGCCTTACCTAGAGGATGGTACAGCTGTAGACATCCTACTAAACCCTCTAGGTGTTCCTTCAAGAATGAACATTGGTCAAATTCTTGAAAGCTATCTAGCATTCTCTGCTAGAAAGCTAGTATTCAAGAAGATTCTAGAAGCATTCTTTGACTCTAGTCTAGAATCATGTGATACTCTATTCTCTAGATCTAAGGTAGAACTTGAATCACTTGGAAAAGTGATTAAGTCCTACCTAGAAAGTAAGAATATAAAGAGCAGAGAAGAAGCTCTTTCTAAGTTAACTCAACTAGACTTCTCAATCATACTTTCACATGCTGGTATTAAGTATGATGAACTAGAAATTAAAGTATTAACTCCTATTTTTGCTGGTTGCAAAAATAGTGACTTAATAAATATCATGGCTGATGCTGGAGTGGACTTCAAGCATCACAATGGTAGATTCACACTGTACGATGGTCGAACAGGTGAAAAATTCAAAGATCCAATTTCTGTAGGTATTATCTACATGCTGAAATTGGATCACATGGTTGATGACAAGATATATGCTAGATCAGTTGGACCTTACTCCAAGATTACTCAACAACCATTAGGTGGTAAGTGTCAAAATGGTGGTCAAAGATTTGGGGAAATGGAAGTATGAGCACTTGAAGCTTATGGAGCTGCCCACAACTTAAGAGAACTTCTTTCTCTTAAGTCAGATGACATCCAAGCTAGAAACTTGATCTACTACTCAATTATTAAGGGTCAAGCACTTCCAAAGCCTACAATTTCTGAGTCCTTCAAGCTTCTTGTTAAGAAGCTTCAAGCTCTAGGACTTAGAGTAAATATAAGCTTTGGAGCTGCAAGAGAAGTATTAGGATTTGATGACTATCTTGCTAGAAGAATGAAGTTGAATGAAAAGATTCAACTTATGAGTTGAAATAACCAATCTGTAAGAGAAGATCAAGAGAAGTACAAGCTAGGAGATTCTAACTTCGCTCAAGAGAGCGAACTAGAAGACCTAACAATTAATGGTTTCCAAGTAAGTATTACTTCTCCCGAATACCTTCTATCTCTATCTAGAGGAGAAGTTAAGTCAGCAGAAACAATTAATTACAAAACATTCAAACCAGAAAAGGGTGGACTTTTCTGTGAAGCAATCTTTGGTCCTGTTAAGGACTATGAATGTTTCTGTGGAAAGTATAAGAGAGTTAGATATAAGGGTAAATACTGTGAAAAGTGTGGAGTATGTATCACAGAATCAATAGTTAGAAGAGAGTGAATGGGACATATTGCACTTGCATGTCCAATTGCACACATCTGAATGATCAAAGAGCTACCTTTGCCATCAAAGGTATCTCTAATACTTGGTATTAAGTACAAGAGTGTAGAAGAAGTAGTTTATTTCGTTAACTACATAGTTATCGAAATAAAGAACTCAGAAAATAAGAGATATTCTGGTATCTTTGAAAGACTAGAACTAGTTAATGTTTCTGATCAAAATAGTCCTCTGAGATCTCTATTCAAGATTAGAAAGCTTCTGCGTCTAATCTATGAAGAAATAGCTGAAAAGGAAGGAACAGATTCTGTTTCCTATGAACAAGGAAGAGTGTATTACAAAGCTCTTTCTTCATCTAACCTTCCTTTCTCACTTCACGATGTATTTGAATACATCTACAAGTGAAGTGGTATCAAGATAGGTACAGGTGCTGAAGCTATCTATGAACTACTTAAGAAAGTAGATCTAGATTCACTTGAACACTCTATTCTAAAACAACTTGAAGGTAGAAAGAAAGAAGTTTCTTCAAGTAATGAACCTAAGTACAAGAAACTTCTTTCTAGACTAGAAGTTGTTAGATGATTCAAACAATCTGGTAATAGACCAGAATGAATGATTCTGAAGAACATTCTTGTTCTTCCTCCAAACTTAAGACCTATAGTTCAATTAGATGCTGGTAGATTTACTACCAGCGATCTAAATATCTTCTATAGAAGAATCATTATTAGAAATGAAAGACTTAAGAAGATCTTAAGTCTAAATGTAACTTCAATTATCGCTAATAATGAAAAGAGAATGTTACAGGAAGCTGTAGATTCTCTAATTGATAACTCAAGTAGAAAGAAGCCTCTATTAGCTAAGGACAAGCACCCGCTTAAGTCCCTAACTGATCACCTAAAAGGTAAGCAAGGTCTCTTCAGACAAAACCTACTTGGTAAGAGAGTAGACTACTCTGGTAGATCTGTTGTGGTAGTAGGACCTGAACTAAAACTTCACCAAGTAGGTCTTCCTATCTTGATTGTCTTGAAGTTATTCAAGCCATTCATAATAAGAGAACTTATTAGAAGTTATATAGATGAAGAAACAGGCGAAAGAGTTCAAATTGCACAGAACATCAAAGTAGCTGAAAAGATCATTGAAGATCAAGAAGATGTTCTGTGACCTGTAGTTCAAAAGGTAATTAAAGAAAGACCTGTTCTTCTAAACAGAGCTCCTACTCTTCACAGCTTGGGTATCCAAGCTTTTGAACCTATTATTGTGGAAGGTAAAGCTATTTGTCTCCACCCTCTAGTAACTACTGCGTTCAACGCAGACTTTGACGGAGACCAAATGGCAGTACACCTTCCACTATCTGAAGAAGCAGTTAAGGAAGCTAGAGATATTCTTCTAGCCCCTCACCATGTATTGGCACCTAAGAATGGTCAACCAATCTTGATGCCTTCTCAAGACATGGTATTAGGTCTTTACTACCTAACTAATACAAGAAAAGGAGCAAAGGGAGAAGGAAGACTTTGCTCCTCAGTAGAAGAAGTGAAGTACCTATACGAAATAGGAGAAATAGACTTAAATGCATTCATTCTTGTAGGTACTTCTATCTTCAGCAATAAGAAGTGAAATAAGAAGGGGCTTCTTATTACCACTCCAGGTAAGGTAATCTTTAACCTAGCTCTACCTTCTGATTACAGATATGTAAATGACTCTTCAGAAGAAGGAGTTTCTGAAGAAGACATTGTAGAGCTAGGAGTAGATTACACTGAAGTGGTTGCAAATATTAAGGAGAAAGCTCCTTTCAGTAAGAAAGTAATGCAAACCATCATAGAAGAAGTCTATGAAGGTTATCCACTAGAAAAAACATCCGAGATGTTAGATAATATCAAGACTCTAGGATTCGAGTTCTCTACAAAGTCTTGCATCACTATCTCTCCATTTGATATTCCTAGATTCAAAGATTCCTTTAAGGAAGATTTGATAGTTGAAGCTGAAAAGAAAGTAAGAGAACAAAAGGAATTCTTTGAATTAGGAATGATTACTGATGATGAAAGATATCAAAGAGTAATCAATCTTTGAAGTGAAGTTAAGGATAAAGTATCTGAACAAGTTAAGAGCTGGTTCAGAGGAGAAGAATATAGAGATAATCCAATGGCTATCATGGAAAAATCTGGAGCTAGAGGTAGCTTGTCAAACTTTGTCCAACTATCAGGTATGAGAGGACTTATGAATAGATCCTATAACTATGGACAAAGTAATGACTCCAAGATAATTAAGGACATCATAGAAGTTCCTATTAAGAACTCCTTCATAGAAGGTCTTAATATAATTGAATTCTTCAACTCTTCCTATGGATCTAGAAAGAGTATGGCTGACACAGCAGTGAAAACTGCTAAGTCAGGTTACATGACTAGAAAACTTGTGGATGCTTCACAAGAAGTAGTAGTTAGATCCATAGACTGTAATCCTAAGAAGGGAGTCTTAATAAGAGCTATTAAGGCTGAGGGAAGTGACAGTATGGTTAAGACTCTTGAAGAGAGACTTAGATATAGATGTGCGTTTAAGGACATTGTATGTCCTCAAACAGGAGAAGTACTGTGTGCTGAAGGAGAATACATTACTCCTAAGATAGCTAAGAAAATACAAGATCTTGGATTCGAAGAAGTAGAAGTGAGAGGAGCATTTACTTGTGAACAAAAACGAGGTGTTTGTCAAAAATGTTTCGGTTACGACCTTAAGACTAAGAAACCAGTTAAGGTCGGAACTGCTGTCGGAATAATTGCAGCTCAATCAATTGGTGAGCCTGCAACACAACTTACCATGAGAACATTCCACTCTGGTGGTGTTGCAGGTGAATCCAACATTACTCAAGGGTTTGAGAGACTAAGACAACTATTTGATGGAATTAAACCTCACTCTTGAGAACAAGCAATAATCTCAGATATTAAGGGAGTTGTTAAGTCTATTGTTCGAAGAGGAAACTCTCGAATAATAGAAATTAAAGGACCTCTTGGAAAGAGAGTTTATGAAGTTGGAATGGCTATTAAGGTTAGAGTACAAGTTGGAGAAGAAGTTAATGTTGGTACTCTAATAACTGAAGGTCTTCTAAGTCTAGACGAAATTAAGAGAAGTCTAGGTATTGAAAAGACTAGAACTTATATGGTTGAAGAAGTTCTGAAGGTTTACTGAATGCATGGTCTAGACTTATCAGACAAGTATGTTGAAGTTATAGTAAATCAAATGACTAATAAGTGAAAAGTTCTAGAGTCAACCAACACTAAAGTCAGTGTTGGTGAAATTCTAGAAGGTGAAAACTTCAAGAATAGAATTGATAATATAATTATCGAAAAGGAAGAAATGCCAGTAGCTGAAATAGAAGTTCTAAACTTGGAGGATGTTCCAATGAGATCAGGATCATTCCTAGCAGCTGCTGCGTTCCAAGACACTAGAAAGGTCTTGACTGATGCAGCTGTTAAGGGAGAACAAGACAGCATCATGTCTCTAAAATCCAATCTAATTGTTGGGGAATTAATAGGATTGAAGTAG
- the pyk gene encoding pyruvate kinase: protein MMIKQFPLKCTKIVATIGPAVTLKLDPSATKAKNPVEYGEVLSLFNELFFNGLNCVRFNFSHSNDEERIFRLNLLREAKKEFFNYFNRIDKDGNSPHKVRFVFPISEMCDTKGPEIRVCAMQEKDGQQYKRGQTVRIHCIDKCVGNSECFSVTDSTGKYNMAADCIVGEKVLVDDGKLSLLIKDVNVEEGIVEVVVENDHILKGNKRINLPNAEYSMEFLSERDKDDILFSLKNGFSFIALSFVNKQEDILEVKKLISENIGEGKKSPLIISKIETTQSLKNIDEIILHSDGIMIARGDLALETPFEEVPFWTKKILSKAAQVGKPVIVATQMLDSLERTVVPTRAEVSDVYRAAELSADSTMLSGETAQGLFPLIAVSTMAKIVQAGEKHCNYLKLQGYYTKEIKSSRLFNLSNLLHEEHNKFPYALACFMFEESISEEELLPLSKLKLIFPLVIFSRKKSFEEATSDMSSQVSSIFRGIYRVSLLNSTEESLEDCAKMFLNLAGFEQDSSTFGASGRKTQTFMLYEKGELRVIPF, encoded by the coding sequence ATGATGATTAAGCAATTCCCATTAAAGTGCACTAAGATAGTTGCAACTATAGGTCCAGCTGTTACTTTGAAACTGGATCCTTCAGCTACAAAAGCTAAGAATCCAGTTGAATATGGAGAAGTTCTTTCCCTATTCAATGAACTATTCTTTAATGGTCTAAACTGCGTTAGATTTAATTTCTCTCACTCAAATGATGAGGAGAGAATATTCAGACTAAATCTTCTTAGAGAAGCTAAGAAAGAATTCTTTAATTATTTCAACAGAATTGACAAGGATGGCAATTCTCCACACAAAGTTAGATTTGTATTCCCAATCTCAGAAATGTGTGACACTAAAGGTCCTGAAATTAGAGTATGTGCTATGCAAGAAAAAGATGGACAACAATATAAGAGAGGTCAAACAGTGAGAATTCACTGTATTGACAAGTGTGTAGGTAATAGTGAATGTTTTTCAGTAACTGACTCTACTGGTAAATACAATATGGCAGCTGACTGCATAGTAGGAGAAAAAGTATTAGTAGATGATGGAAAACTATCCCTTCTTATTAAGGATGTAAATGTAGAAGAAGGGATAGTTGAAGTAGTAGTTGAAAATGATCACATTTTGAAAGGCAATAAGAGAATCAATCTTCCTAATGCTGAATACTCTATGGAATTCCTAAGTGAAAGAGATAAGGACGATATCCTATTCTCTCTAAAGAATGGATTCTCCTTTATTGCTCTTTCATTCGTGAATAAGCAAGAAGACATTCTAGAAGTTAAGAAACTTATTTCCGAAAATATTGGAGAAGGAAAGAAATCTCCTCTAATAATTTCAAAGATTGAAACTACTCAATCTTTGAAAAATATTGATGAAATTATTCTTCACTCAGATGGAATAATGATAGCAAGAGGAGATCTTGCTCTTGAAACTCCTTTTGAAGAAGTTCCATTCTGAACTAAGAAGATTCTTTCTAAAGCTGCTCAAGTAGGTAAACCTGTTATTGTGGCGACTCAAATGCTTGATTCGCTAGAAAGAACAGTTGTACCTACAAGAGCTGAAGTATCAGATGTATATAGAGCAGCTGAACTTAGTGCTGACAGCACTATGCTTTCTGGAGAAACTGCTCAAGGGCTATTCCCTCTAATAGCAGTTTCTACTATGGCAAAAATAGTTCAAGCTGGAGAAAAGCACTGTAACTACCTAAAACTACAAGGATATTACACAAAGGAAATAAAGTCTTCAAGACTATTTAACTTGAGTAATCTTCTTCATGAAGAACACAATAAGTTCCCATATGCTTTAGCTTGTTTCATGTTTGAAGAATCTATTTCTGAAGAAGAGCTTCTTCCTCTTTCCAAGCTAAAGCTAATATTCCCTCTAGTTATTTTTTCTAGAAAGAAGAGCTTTGAAGAAGCTACTTCTGATATGAGTTCTCAAGTTAGCTCTATCTTTAGGGGAATTTATAGAGTATCTCTATTAAATTCCACAGAAGAAAGTTTGGAAGATTGTGCAAAAATGTTCCTAAATCTTGCTGGATTTGAACAAGATAGTTCAACATTTGGAGCTTCAGGAAGAAAGACACAAACATTCATGCTTTATGAAAAGGGAGAACTAAGAGTTATTCCCTTTTAA
- a CDS encoding ATP-dependent 6-phosphofructokinase: MRKVAILTSGGDAPGMNSSLYSFSKLATQKGYEVLYVKNGYQGFINGEFTSIDLNQLKKEVYSPGTVIGSSRSPEFKSSPEARAKGVQQLKDKGVEALVVLGGNGSYEGAELISKLGLPVILLPATIDNDVTSSEYTIGFFSALEEISQSIRKIWYTAESHSQLTFVEVMGRDCSDLAVLASSASPLVDYVITSKNVPSFEELKSRISSLKSSGRKGIVILVVEKILGKSVLPSMGELTSKLESELGFTVRGCVLGHTQRGAIPTSWELFVSSQFGRKAFEAFDSKEFDIAIGFNGSSFYKTSIDKLDSSSKGDRLSLIEEKNSLVS; this comes from the coding sequence TTGAGAAAGGTAGCTATTTTAACTTCAGGAGGTGATGCCCCTGGAATGAATAGCTCCCTATACTCATTCAGTAAGCTAGCTACTCAAAAAGGTTACGAAGTTCTATATGTTAAGAATGGATATCAAGGATTCATTAATGGTGAATTCACATCTATCGATCTAAATCAATTAAAGAAAGAAGTTTATTCTCCTGGAACAGTTATTGGTTCAAGCAGATCTCCTGAATTTAAGTCTTCTCCTGAAGCGAGAGCTAAAGGAGTTCAACAACTAAAAGATAAGGGAGTGGAAGCACTAGTAGTTTTGGGAGGTAATGGATCATATGAAGGAGCAGAATTAATTTCTAAGCTGGGACTTCCAGTTATTTTGCTTCCAGCAACAATTGATAATGATGTTACTTCTAGTGAATACACTATAGGTTTCTTCTCTGCACTAGAAGAAATTTCCCAATCAATTAGAAAGATTTGATATACAGCTGAATCTCATTCCCAATTAACTTTTGTAGAAGTTATGGGAAGAGATTGTTCTGATTTAGCTGTACTAGCTTCTAGTGCTTCTCCACTAGTTGACTATGTTATTACTTCAAAGAATGTTCCATCCTTTGAAGAACTTAAGTCAAGAATTTCTTCTCTTAAGAGTTCAGGAAGAAAAGGTATTGTTATCCTAGTAGTGGAAAAAATTCTTGGTAAGTCAGTTCTACCTTCTATGGGAGAACTGACATCAAAACTAGAAAGTGAACTTGGTTTCACTGTTAGAGGTTGTGTATTAGGACATACACAACGAGGAGCTATTCCAACTTCCTGAGAACTATTTGTTTCTTCTCAATTTGGTCGAAAAGCTTTTGAAGCTTTCGACTCTAAAGAATTTGATATTGCTATAGGGTTTAATGGATCTAGCTTTTATAAGACTTCAATTGATAAGCTAGATAGTTCTTCAAAAGGAGATAGACTATCTCTTATTGAAGAAAAGAATAGTTTAGTTTCCTAG